One segment of Geoalkalibacter ferrihydriticus DSM 17813 DNA contains the following:
- a CDS encoding efflux RND transporter permease subunit, giving the protein MNGPIRWMARNHVAANLLMLIFVVGGLIMATSIKQEIFPEVSLDTIQVSVAYPGAGPEEIEDGILLQIEDVLTEVDGIREIRATAIEGMGMVNAVLRTGENPDIILQDVKSAVDRIITFPEDAERPVITKLLNRREVVSVVVYGELSDHSLRERAELIRDELLDFEQITQVELGGMRPYEISIEISEENLRRYDLTLDQVAQRVRRASLDLPGGAIKTAGGEILLRTMERRYFGPGYADISLITRPDGTQVRLGDLAEVRDDFRETDTFARFDDQPAAMIKVYRVGEQKPTEISEIVTRYVADKRLELPPSVSLGIWNDTSELLESRMNLLIKNALIGLVLVFIILGLFLEIRLALWVMLGIPVSFLGAMLFMPAMDVSINMISLFAFIMALGIVVDDAIVVGENVFDHRQMGKPYLKAAMDGAVEVGRPVIFSVLTTITAFMPLVFVSGMMGKFIGVIPLVVISILVVSLIEVLFVLPAHLSLGGPRSAPGGILGSVDRTRRRFGRALDRFIAGPYRRVLTACLRFRYATVAAAIACLLLSVGLVGGGFIRFLFMPVVDGDVILVSVEMPPGTPVEITREVQEHIVDQAYAVIAEHDQANPGKPSILRNIYALVGTTMDQGGPNPGDTSSGAHLADIALFLQPSEERDIAATEISQRWRRLVGEVPGARNLTFKSNLMMLGANIDVQLAHQDFNVLQQAAAHLKEALAGYPGVSDIVDNYAPGKRELKLRLTPEALTLGITEEDLGRQVRAAFHGAEALRLQRGRNEVRVMVRYPEEDRRSLWDFEQMRIRTPDGGELPLDRAAFVSEGRGYSQINRSDRKRVINISADVDEKTANANQILQDLQAGFLPQLRAEFPGLNFDLEGEEKERRDSVGSMRQGFALALFGIYALLAIPFRSYSQPLLIMSAIPFGAVGAILGHLLMGYDLTILSLFGIVALSGVVVNASLLLIDRINRSRRDGKDLLEAVIEGSQRRFRPILLTSLTTFFGLAPMILETSVQAKFLIPMAISLGFGVLFSTGITLLLLPCLYVVLEDIRGLFGLRPTHGDHQSDLESPQT; this is encoded by the coding sequence ATGAACGGCCCGATCCGCTGGATGGCCCGTAACCATGTGGCCGCCAACCTGTTGATGCTGATTTTTGTGGTTGGCGGCCTAATCATGGCCACTTCCATCAAGCAGGAAATTTTTCCCGAGGTATCCCTGGACACCATCCAGGTCTCCGTCGCCTACCCCGGCGCCGGCCCCGAGGAAATCGAGGACGGTATCCTGCTGCAAATCGAAGACGTTCTCACCGAAGTCGACGGCATTCGCGAAATCCGCGCCACGGCCATCGAAGGCATGGGGATGGTCAACGCCGTGCTGCGCACCGGGGAAAATCCAGACATCATCCTGCAGGATGTCAAAAGTGCCGTCGACCGCATCATCACCTTTCCCGAAGACGCCGAGCGTCCGGTCATCACCAAGCTGCTCAACCGCCGTGAAGTCGTGTCGGTGGTGGTCTACGGTGAGCTTTCCGATCACAGCCTGCGCGAACGCGCCGAACTCATCCGCGACGAACTGCTCGATTTCGAACAGATCACCCAGGTCGAACTCGGCGGGATGCGGCCCTATGAGATTTCCATTGAGATCAGCGAAGAGAACCTGCGCCGCTACGATCTCACCCTCGACCAGGTGGCGCAACGCGTGCGGCGGGCCTCCCTTGATTTGCCGGGCGGCGCCATCAAAACCGCCGGCGGCGAGATCCTGCTGCGCACCATGGAGCGCCGCTATTTCGGTCCGGGCTATGCCGACATCAGCCTGATCACCCGTCCCGACGGCACCCAGGTGCGCCTCGGCGACCTTGCCGAGGTGCGCGACGATTTTCGCGAAACAGATACCTTCGCACGCTTTGACGATCAGCCGGCCGCCATGATCAAAGTCTATCGGGTCGGCGAGCAGAAACCGACGGAGATCTCCGAGATCGTCACCCGCTACGTCGCGGACAAACGCCTGGAGCTGCCTCCGTCCGTAAGCCTGGGCATCTGGAACGACACTTCGGAGCTGCTCGAAAGCCGCATGAACCTGCTGATCAAAAACGCCCTGATCGGCCTGGTCCTGGTGTTCATTATCCTCGGGCTGTTTCTCGAGATCCGCCTGGCCCTGTGGGTCATGCTCGGAATTCCCGTCAGCTTTCTCGGCGCAATGCTTTTCATGCCCGCCATGGACGTGTCGATCAACATGATCTCTCTGTTCGCCTTTATCATGGCGTTGGGAATCGTGGTGGATGATGCCATTGTGGTGGGGGAAAACGTCTTCGATCACCGCCAGATGGGCAAACCCTATCTGAAGGCGGCCATGGACGGCGCGGTGGAGGTTGGTCGGCCGGTGATCTTTTCAGTGCTGACCACCATTACCGCCTTTATGCCCCTGGTGTTTGTCAGCGGCATGATGGGCAAGTTCATCGGCGTGATTCCGCTGGTGGTGATATCCATTCTGGTGGTGTCTCTCATCGAGGTGCTCTTCGTGCTGCCCGCCCATCTCTCCCTGGGTGGACCGCGCAGTGCGCCGGGAGGCATCCTCGGCAGCGTCGACCGCACGCGGCGCCGCTTCGGACGTGCCTTGGACAGGTTCATCGCCGGACCCTACCGCCGGGTGCTGACTGCGTGTCTGAGGTTTCGCTACGCCACGGTGGCCGCGGCCATCGCCTGCCTGCTGTTGAGCGTCGGGCTGGTCGGCGGCGGCTTCATCCGCTTTCTCTTCATGCCTGTGGTGGACGGCGACGTGATTCTGGTCAGTGTGGAAATGCCGCCGGGCACCCCGGTGGAAATCACTCGCGAAGTGCAAGAGCACATCGTCGATCAGGCCTATGCGGTGATCGCCGAGCATGACCAGGCCAACCCCGGCAAACCGAGCATTCTGCGCAACATCTACGCCCTGGTTGGGACCACCATGGACCAGGGCGGCCCCAACCCCGGCGACACCAGCAGCGGCGCGCACCTGGCCGACATCGCCCTGTTCCTTCAGCCCAGCGAAGAGCGCGACATCGCCGCCACGGAAATCTCCCAGCGCTGGCGCCGGTTGGTGGGCGAGGTTCCCGGCGCGCGCAACTTGACCTTCAAATCCAACCTGATGATGCTCGGCGCCAATATCGACGTGCAGCTCGCCCACCAGGACTTCAACGTGCTCCAGCAGGCCGCGGCGCATCTCAAGGAGGCTCTGGCCGGCTATCCCGGGGTGAGCGACATTGTCGACAATTACGCCCCCGGCAAGCGCGAACTCAAGTTGCGCCTCACCCCCGAGGCCCTCACCCTGGGAATCACCGAGGAAGACCTGGGGCGCCAGGTGCGTGCCGCTTTTCATGGCGCCGAGGCGCTGCGCCTGCAACGCGGCCGCAACGAAGTTCGGGTCATGGTGCGCTACCCCGAAGAAGATCGCCGCAGCCTCTGGGATTTTGAGCAGATGCGCATTCGCACCCCCGACGGGGGAGAGCTGCCCCTGGATCGTGCGGCATTCGTCAGCGAGGGGCGCGGCTACAGCCAGATCAACCGCAGCGACCGCAAGCGGGTCATCAACATCAGCGCCGACGTCGACGAAAAAACCGCCAACGCCAACCAGATCCTGCAGGATTTGCAAGCGGGTTTCCTGCCGCAACTGCGCGCCGAGTTTCCCGGACTGAATTTCGACCTTGAAGGCGAGGAAAAGGAGCGGCGCGACTCGGTGGGCAGCATGCGTCAGGGCTTTGCCCTGGCCCTGTTCGGCATCTATGCCCTGCTTGCCATTCCCTTTCGCAGCTACAGCCAGCCGTTGCTGATCATGAGCGCGATTCCCTTCGGTGCGGTGGGCGCGATCCTCGGGCATCTGCTCATGGGCTATGATCTCACCATCTTGAGCCTGTTCGGCATCGTCGCCCTCTCGGGCGTGGTGGTCAATGCCTCGCTGCTGCTCATCGACCGCATCAACCGCAGTCGCCGCGACGGCAAGGATCTCCTGGAGGCGGTCATCGAAGGCAGCCAGCGGCGCTTTCGGCCCATCCTGCTCACCTCACTCACCACCTTCTTCGGCCTCGCGCCGATGATTCTTGAAACCAGCGTGCAGGCCAAGTTTCTCATCCCCATGGCCATTTCTCTGGGTTTTGGCGTGCTGTTTTCCACAGGCATCACCCTGTTGCTGCTGCCCTGCCTGTATGTAGTGCTGGAAGATATTCGCGGGCTGTTCGGCCTGCGTCCCACCCACGGCGACCACCAGAGCGATCTGGAATCGCCCCAGACCTGA
- a CDS encoding efflux RND transporter periplasmic adaptor subunit has product MSRKTLLLKVVLPFIILACGAAGMALLVMSRQPPAREISEIPGVLVEFMPVARADHQVRILATGTVQPRHEVVITPQVSGQVVEIDTQLVPGGLVAEGQRLLAVEDVDYRLGVERAQAALVRAELDLQMVEGQARVARAEWLRLDLPGEEEPSPLVLFEPQLASARAGVASARAQLEQARLDLERTRLSAPFNALIRSAPVERGQYVRAGNPVATLIGTDRAEIIVPLPLDELARIQVPRAGGRQAGAPVEIRLSLGERHFTWQGRVIRSLGEVDARGRMARVVVAVDDPYNLKGSWPDSHPALEMGLFVQVDLQGETLEQVVSIPRSALREGDQVWLLTADERLHIRPVEVLRREQQTLIIGAGLEGGERLVLTHLMGAAEGMKLRPRDAREEQP; this is encoded by the coding sequence ATGAGCCGCAAAACTCTTTTGTTGAAAGTCGTCCTGCCGTTCATCATCCTCGCCTGCGGCGCCGCGGGCATGGCCTTGCTGGTCATGAGCCGTCAGCCGCCGGCGCGGGAAATCTCCGAAATTCCGGGCGTCCTGGTCGAATTCATGCCGGTCGCGCGCGCCGATCACCAGGTACGCATCCTCGCCACCGGCACGGTTCAACCGCGCCACGAAGTGGTTATCACCCCCCAGGTCAGCGGCCAGGTGGTGGAAATCGATACTCAGCTGGTACCCGGCGGCCTGGTTGCCGAGGGACAGAGATTGTTGGCCGTCGAGGACGTCGACTATCGGCTGGGCGTCGAACGCGCACAGGCCGCCCTGGTGCGCGCCGAACTCGATCTGCAAATGGTCGAGGGACAGGCGCGGGTGGCCCGCGCCGAGTGGCTACGACTGGATCTGCCCGGCGAAGAGGAGCCCAGTCCTCTGGTGCTCTTCGAACCCCAATTGGCCAGTGCCCGGGCCGGCGTGGCCTCGGCACGCGCGCAACTGGAACAAGCGCGCCTCGATCTTGAGCGCACACGCCTGAGTGCCCCCTTCAACGCCTTGATCCGCAGTGCCCCGGTGGAGCGCGGCCAGTACGTCCGCGCCGGCAATCCGGTGGCGACCCTGATCGGCACGGACCGCGCCGAAATCATCGTCCCTCTGCCCCTGGACGAACTGGCGCGCATCCAGGTGCCGCGTGCCGGCGGCAGGCAGGCGGGCGCCCCCGTGGAAATCCGCCTGAGCCTCGGCGAGCGCCACTTCACCTGGCAGGGTCGGGTTATCCGATCCCTGGGCGAGGTCGATGCCCGCGGGCGCATGGCACGGGTGGTGGTCGCCGTCGACGACCCCTACAATCTCAAGGGCAGTTGGCCGGACTCCCACCCCGCCCTGGAAATGGGTCTGTTCGTGCAGGTTGATCTGCAGGGCGAAACCCTGGAGCAGGTGGTGAGCATTCCGCGCAGCGCCCTGCGCGAGGGCGACCAGGTCTGGCTGCTGACCGCGGACGAACGCCTGCATATCCGTCCCGTGGAGGTTCTGCGCCGCGAACAACAGACACTGATCATCGGCGCGGGCCTTGAGGGCGGGGAGCGGCTGGTGCTGACTCACCTCATGGGTGCCGCCGAGGGCATGAAGCTGCGTCCGCGCGACGCGCGGGAAGAGCAGCCATGA
- a CDS encoding efflux transporter outer membrane subunit produces MSLRYLLAALLLILLTGCSLHRPQSVELPGNLPETFHQPQAQGMRPSPAQPWWTIFADPALDELINEAFAHNLDLAQALARLEQAEALRRTTGAARLPRLDLQGQTRREKSPGIFGEHTGTSYNLSLAAAYEVDLWQKLSKHERAADLDLRAAGADAQTLLLSLSARIADFYYLAAEQRSQRDLTDDNIAAFTDILQRVESRYRQGLVPALDVYQARQNLEAARARRPQYERGLAQAEHALAVLLGRYPGDLPTGTLMTLPAAPEAFPAGLPSELLAQRPDVSAALLRLEAADARIAAAVAERFPTFNLLAAYGYSRNAFITGDISGAFWNLILNAAQPLFDGGRRKAEVERNEALFRERLAAYHGSVIGAFQEVEDALAANFAGEEQIMHLEDQNRSTEAALRLALDRYLAGLADYLPVLAAQSAHVESQSLLLNARRRLISDRISLARALGGIWMAQELERHLTGITNQGIHQP; encoded by the coding sequence ATGAGTTTGCGTTATCTGCTTGCCGCCCTGCTGCTGATCTTGTTAACCGGATGCAGCCTGCATCGCCCGCAGTCCGTCGAATTGCCCGGAAACCTTCCCGAAACTTTTCACCAACCCCAGGCGCAAGGGATGCGCCCATCACCTGCTCAGCCCTGGTGGACGATTTTCGCCGATCCCGCTCTGGATGAGCTGATAAACGAAGCTTTTGCCCACAACCTCGATCTGGCCCAGGCCCTCGCCCGCCTGGAACAGGCCGAAGCCCTCAGGCGCACGACCGGAGCCGCGCGCCTGCCGCGACTGGATCTGCAGGGCCAGACACGCAGAGAAAAGAGTCCCGGCATTTTCGGCGAGCACACCGGTACCAGCTACAACCTGTCTCTGGCGGCCGCCTACGAGGTCGACCTCTGGCAGAAACTTTCAAAACATGAACGCGCCGCCGACCTCGATCTGCGCGCGGCAGGCGCCGATGCCCAGACTCTGCTCCTGAGCCTCTCGGCGCGGATCGCCGATTTCTACTATCTGGCCGCCGAGCAACGCAGCCAACGCGACCTGACCGATGACAACATCGCCGCATTCACCGACATTCTGCAAAGGGTCGAGAGCCGCTACCGCCAGGGACTGGTGCCGGCCCTCGATGTCTATCAGGCGCGCCAAAACCTTGAGGCCGCCCGCGCCCGTCGTCCCCAATATGAGCGCGGTCTGGCCCAGGCCGAGCATGCACTGGCGGTGCTGCTTGGGCGCTACCCGGGCGATCTGCCGACAGGCACCCTGATGACCCTGCCCGCGGCGCCGGAGGCTTTTCCGGCGGGCTTGCCGTCGGAGCTTCTCGCCCAGCGCCCGGACGTCAGCGCGGCACTGCTGCGCCTGGAAGCGGCCGATGCCCGCATCGCCGCCGCCGTCGCCGAGCGTTTCCCGACCTTCAACCTGCTGGCCGCCTATGGATATTCACGTAACGCCTTCATCACCGGCGACATTTCCGGAGCTTTCTGGAATCTCATTCTCAATGCCGCACAGCCCCTGTTTGACGGCGGCCGCCGCAAGGCTGAAGTAGAGCGCAACGAAGCGCTGTTTCGCGAACGGCTGGCCGCCTATCACGGCAGTGTGATCGGCGCCTTCCAGGAGGTCGAGGACGCACTCGCGGCCAATTTCGCCGGCGAAGAGCAGATCATGCACCTGGAAGACCAGAACCGGTCCACCGAGGCCGCCCTGCGCCTGGCCCTCGATCGCTATCTGGCGGGCCTCGCGGACTATTTGCCGGTACTTGCGGCGCAGAGCGCCCATGTCGAAAGCCAGAGCCTGCTGCTCAATGCCCGCCGCCGGCTCATCAGCGACCGCATCAGCCTGGCGCGGGCCCTGGGCGGCATATGGATGGCGCAAGAGCTGGAACGCCACCTCACCGGCATCACGAATCAAGGAATTCATCAACCATGA
- a CDS encoding TetR/AcrR family transcriptional regulator — MSQPDTKQRILDAAEQLFARDGFHNTSLRTITREARVNLAAVNYHFGGKEALVEAVFERRLTPLNAARRRHLDAVRDTARGAGRAPTVEEVLRAFIEPTLAFRDSGPGACSFISLVGRALSEPEGVVRTTFMRHMQPLFAYLLEMIRCALPALSAHTAFWRLLFALSATAQTICLSDKPLAWPAGVAPLKESDALLAEILPFLIAGMEAER, encoded by the coding sequence ATGAGTCAACCCGACACCAAGCAACGCATCCTCGATGCCGCCGAGCAACTCTTTGCCCGTGACGGCTTTCACAACACCTCCCTGCGCACCATCACGCGTGAAGCCAGAGTCAATCTGGCAGCGGTCAACTACCACTTCGGCGGCAAAGAGGCCCTGGTTGAGGCTGTCTTTGAGCGGCGACTGACACCGCTCAACGCCGCTCGTCGCAGGCACCTCGACGCGGTGCGTGATACCGCCCGGGGGGCAGGGCGCGCACCAACCGTCGAAGAGGTGCTGCGCGCCTTCATCGAGCCAACCCTCGCCTTTCGCGACTCAGGACCAGGCGCCTGCTCATTCATCTCGCTGGTGGGCCGCGCTCTGAGCGAACCCGAGGGCGTGGTCCGCACCACCTTCATGCGCCACATGCAACCCTTGTTCGCCTACCTTCTGGAAATGATCCGTTGCGCCCTGCCGGCACTGAGCGCGCACACGGCCTTCTGGCGGCTGCTCTTTGCCCTTTCCGCCACGGCTCAAACCATCTGTCTGAGCGACAAGCCACTTGCCTGGCCTGCGGGCGTCGCCCCGCTCAAAGAAAGCGATGCGCTGCTGGCCGAGATTTTGCCCTTTCTCATTGCGGGCATGGAGGCGGAAAGATGA
- a CDS encoding MFS transporter has product MSSPVVIHPHFQRRIVALMAFTVFFSVLNGTMFNVAVPDIQQQFDLSPTEVSWVVTGFIVVFALAAVTYGKLADIYPLRRLITIGLLLFNAGAILGFFVAASYPVVVCARLLQAAGGGAIPALSLLVATRFFGPELRGRMLGAMASTVAFAAGMGPLIGGLIGGRFHWRYLFLLSLATLVALVLFRRLLPDEPRRADGFDLGGGLLLAAAVAVLLVFVTQGRLLLLPLGVLLGVLFFVHIRRVASPFAPPRLFAGQLYRNGLLTVFLAVGPVFGMLFAVPLMLRDLYGLSTWHIGLVIFPGAVSAAFFGFLGGRLADRRGSVFVIHLGLALLLLSFVGLALATGADTRLVSLVLIVCYTGFAFLQSALAKAVSTTLAPRHSGVGMGFYNLVFFTAGAFGAAMSGRFIELLMYFDPAAQVVAHSRHYSGVFVLSAATVLVAAWVFHRAYRHHGGPDQDRSGG; this is encoded by the coding sequence ATGTCGAGCCCCGTCGTGATTCATCCCCATTTTCAACGCCGTATTGTCGCCCTCATGGCGTTCACGGTCTTTTTTTCCGTACTCAACGGCACCATGTTCAATGTGGCGGTCCCCGATATCCAGCAGCAGTTCGATCTCTCGCCGACCGAAGTGAGCTGGGTGGTAACCGGCTTCATCGTGGTTTTTGCCCTGGCGGCGGTGACCTACGGCAAACTGGCGGATATCTATCCGCTGCGACGGCTCATCACCATCGGCCTGCTGTTGTTCAATGCCGGGGCCATTCTGGGGTTTTTCGTTGCCGCGAGTTACCCTGTGGTGGTCTGTGCGCGGCTGCTGCAGGCGGCGGGCGGGGGGGCGATTCCTGCCCTGTCACTGCTGGTCGCTACGCGTTTTTTTGGTCCGGAGTTGCGCGGGCGGATGCTGGGGGCCATGGCTTCGACCGTGGCCTTTGCCGCAGGAATGGGCCCTTTGATCGGTGGTTTGATCGGCGGACGTTTTCACTGGCGCTATCTTTTTTTGCTGTCTCTGGCGACCCTGGTGGCGCTGGTGCTGTTTCGCCGTCTGTTGCCCGATGAGCCGCGGCGCGCCGATGGCTTTGATCTGGGCGGGGGATTGCTGCTGGCGGCAGCGGTTGCGGTCCTGCTGGTGTTCGTCACGCAAGGTCGGTTGTTGCTTCTACCCCTGGGCGTGTTGCTCGGGGTGCTTTTTTTCGTCCATATCCGGCGTGTGGCGAGCCCCTTCGCCCCGCCGCGTCTGTTTGCCGGGCAACTCTATCGCAACGGACTGTTGACGGTTTTTCTCGCCGTAGGCCCCGTGTTCGGCATGCTCTTCGCGGTGCCATTGATGTTGCGTGATCTCTATGGACTCTCCACCTGGCATATCGGTCTGGTTATTTTTCCCGGGGCGGTCAGCGCGGCATTTTTCGGCTTTTTGGGCGGACGACTGGCCGATCGGCGGGGCAGCGTTTTCGTCATTCATTTGGGCCTGGCCTTGTTGCTGCTGAGTTTTGTCGGCCTGGCCCTGGCGACTGGAGCCGACACGCGCCTGGTTTCGCTGGTGCTGATTGTCTGCTACACGGGATTCGCTTTTCTGCAATCGGCCCTGGCCAAGGCCGTTTCCACGACTCTGGCGCCGCGGCACAGCGGGGTCGGTATGGGATTTTACAATCTGGTCTTTTTCACCGCCGGGGCCTTCGGCGCGGCAATGTCCGGGCGCTTCATCGAGTTGCTGATGTACTTTGATCCGGCAGCTCAGGTCGTTGCGCACAGCCGCCACTATTCCGGAGTCTTTGTGCTTTCGGCGGCGACGGTGCTGGTCGCTGCCTGGGTGTTTCACCGCGCCTATCGTCATCATGGCGGCCCCGATCAGGATCGCTCCGGAGGTTGA
- a CDS encoding ANTAR domain-containing response regulator, with translation MKTALVVDDEPMIRRQAAETLAHYGFDEVVEAANGQEAVNLALAKRPLLIVMDVTMPVLDGISAAEKIGSQAPTPIVLLTGNADVATIERARLAGVMSYVVKPFRSEQLLPAVDLAIHHFMEVTTLREEVAGLRDTLESRKIIEKAKGMLMKKGMSEPEAYRRMQKLAMDKRKSLKEVAEAILLMEG, from the coding sequence ATGAAAACCGCGCTCGTCGTCGATGACGAACCCATGATTCGCCGCCAGGCGGCGGAAACTCTGGCCCATTATGGCTTTGACGAAGTCGTCGAAGCCGCCAACGGGCAGGAGGCCGTGAATTTGGCCCTGGCCAAACGCCCCCTGCTGATCGTGATGGACGTCACCATGCCTGTTCTTGACGGCATCAGCGCTGCTGAAAAAATAGGCAGTCAGGCGCCGACGCCCATCGTGCTGCTCACCGGCAACGCCGATGTCGCCACCATTGAACGCGCGCGCCTCGCCGGAGTCATGAGCTACGTCGTCAAGCCCTTTCGCAGTGAGCAGTTGTTGCCCGCAGTGGATCTGGCCATCCATCATTTCATGGAAGTCACGACTTTGCGCGAAGAAGTGGCCGGCCTGCGCGACACTCTTGAGTCGCGTAAGATCATCGAAAAAGCCAAGGGCATGCTGATGAAGAAGGGGATGAGTGAACCCGAAGCCTATCGCCGCATGCAGAAACTGGCCATGGATAAGCGCAAATCCCTCAAGGAGGTGGCGGAGGCAATTCTGCTCATGGAAGGCTAG
- a CDS encoding NAD(+)--dinitrogen-reductase ADP-D-ribosyltransferase encodes MRPYAMNLCNLPPWVIASRQYNAYPQPLEIQGVRQANGLLFERLSGLMDPRARALQFHDYMDVTFQLHQWQQETSPKGRKSLKNSYLRFLRGWMFDSNSLEGAVLKGWVESRFGLPPTFHHSPICDLNSHAYYVYLVDRMKGAARTNAINAQLDVLFEFVQEELARSCPERSHYVLYRGVYDFHEYPLVEDLGQNRFVVRLNNLNSFTSDFERAWEFGSKVMKTRVPRGKIFYQAGILPTSLLKGEEEVLVLGGEFEVEVLTGGFG; translated from the coding sequence ATGCGCCCTTATGCCATGAATCTGTGCAACCTGCCGCCCTGGGTCATTGCCTCGCGCCAGTACAACGCTTATCCGCAACCGCTGGAGATACAGGGGGTGCGCCAGGCCAATGGCCTCCTGTTTGAGCGCCTTTCCGGGTTGATGGACCCACGGGCGCGGGCGTTGCAGTTTCATGACTACATGGATGTGACTTTTCAGCTCCACCAGTGGCAGCAGGAAACCTCGCCCAAGGGACGAAAAAGCCTCAAGAACAGTTATTTGCGCTTTCTGCGCGGCTGGATGTTCGACAGCAATTCTCTGGAGGGCGCGGTGCTCAAGGGCTGGGTGGAGAGCCGTTTCGGCCTGCCGCCGACCTTCCACCACTCACCCATTTGCGACCTCAATTCCCACGCCTACTATGTTTATCTGGTCGATCGCATGAAGGGCGCGGCGCGCACCAATGCCATCAATGCCCAGCTCGATGTGCTCTTTGAATTCGTGCAGGAAGAACTCGCGCGTTCTTGCCCGGAGCGCAGCCACTACGTTCTTTATCGCGGGGTCTACGATTTTCATGAATATCCCCTTGTCGAAGATCTGGGACAAAACCGCTTTGTCGTGCGGCTCAACAATCTCAATTCCTTCACCAGTGATTTCGAGCGCGCCTGGGAATTCGGCAGCAAGGTGATGAAAACGCGGGTGCCGCGCGGCAAAATTTTTTATCAGGCCGGCATCCTGCCGACCAGCCTGCTTAAAGGTGAGGAAGAGGTTCTGGTGCTGGGCGGCGAATTCGAGGTCGAGGTGCTGACGGGTGGTTTTGGATGA
- the draG gene encoding ADP-ribosyl-[dinitrogen reductase] hydrolase: MSEVLSRAQGAFLGLALGDALGATTEFMTPGEIRSRFGVHRKIIGGGWLHLKAGRVTDDTEMSLCIARALVAAGDWDLNAIADNFVAWMRSKPIDIGATCRRGIRDYMLKGQMECRRNEWDAGNGAVMRMLPVALFTLGDEQLLARCALEQARLTHNHPLSDAACITVGRMVQQALAGADRQTLHALSRELVAAHPNFRFNDYRGHAGGYVVETLQTVFHYLFTTATFEECLVGVVNQGGDADTTGAIAGMIAGAFYGPEALPGSWLRRLDAGVRSEILALAPQLVGLSPRAHGRSPSP, from the coding sequence ATGAGTGAGGTTCTGTCTCGGGCTCAAGGTGCTTTTCTCGGGTTGGCCCTGGGCGACGCTCTGGGTGCGACCACCGAGTTTATGACTCCGGGAGAGATCCGCTCTCGTTTTGGCGTGCACCGCAAGATCATCGGCGGTGGCTGGCTGCACCTCAAGGCGGGACGGGTCACCGACGACACGGAAATGTCCCTGTGCATCGCCCGCGCCCTGGTGGCCGCGGGCGACTGGGATCTCAATGCGATCGCTGATAATTTTGTCGCCTGGATGCGTTCCAAGCCCATCGACATCGGCGCTACCTGTCGCCGCGGTATTCGCGATTACATGCTCAAGGGGCAGATGGAGTGTCGCCGCAACGAGTGGGATGCGGGCAACGGGGCCGTCATGCGCATGCTGCCCGTGGCGCTGTTTACCCTGGGTGACGAGCAACTGCTCGCGCGCTGCGCCCTGGAGCAGGCACGCCTGACACATAACCACCCCCTTTCCGACGCGGCCTGCATCACCGTGGGACGCATGGTGCAACAGGCACTGGCCGGCGCCGACCGGCAGACGCTGCACGCCCTAAGCCGCGAATTGGTCGCGGCTCACCCCAATTTCCGCTTTAATGATTATCGGGGCCATGCCGGCGGTTATGTGGTGGAAACTCTCCAGACCGTGTTCCATTACCTGTTTACCACCGCAACCTTCGAAGAATGTCTCGTCGGCGTGGTCAACCAGGGCGGCGATGCCGATACCACCGGAGCGATCGCCGGCATGATCGCCGGCGCCTTTTACGGTCCCGAGGCGCTGCCCGGCTCCTGGCTGCGACGTCTGGATGCTGGGGTACGCAGCGAGATTCTCGCCCTCGCCCCGCAATTGGTGGGTTTGTCACCCAGGGCTCACGGACGGAGCCCGTCGCCCTAG
- a CDS encoding NADH-quinone oxidoreductase subunit A → MAESQLLDLIYVFVFLMVGVCTALGPFVLSNLVNPRSVLKTTLDPYECGMDIFGDARDIRFHVSYYLYALIFVAFAVDILFLFPVAAAYHLVSGAHGIIVLFIFVFVLSLTVVYPWAKGVFTWPKRKKIS, encoded by the coding sequence ATGGCCGAGAGCCAGCTTCTCGATTTAATCTATGTTTTCGTCTTTCTCATGGTCGGGGTTTGCACCGCCCTGGGGCCGTTCGTCCTGTCGAACCTGGTCAATCCACGTTCAGTTCTTAAAACCACTCTCGATCCCTATGAGTGCGGCATGGATATCTTCGGTGATGCCCGGGATATCCGTTTTCATGTCAGCTACTACCTCTACGCCCTGATCTTTGTCGCCTTTGCCGTCGACATCCTCTTTCTGTTTCCCGTGGCAGCGGCCTATCACCTGGTTTCCGGTGCGCACGGCATCATCGTGCTGTTCATATTCGTTTTCGTCCTGTCTCTGACCGTTGTCTATCCCTGGGCCAAAGGAGTTTTTACATGGCCGAAGAGAAAAAAGATCTCCTGA